A region of Staphylococcus sp. IVB6181 DNA encodes the following proteins:
- a CDS encoding 5-formyltetrahydrofolate cyclo-ligase, whose protein sequence is MKKSELRKSTLQKMQSIDNQNKEKADQWLADQLFNTDEFKAAQTIGIVLSMDHEVNTKPIIEEIIRQDKKAFVPATDYQNKSMTFQNLTDFSQLKTDEKGIQYVDADTEKTNDLDLLVVPGVVFNHEGYRIGYGGGYFDKLLSRHRTQTLSLVYDVQMNDSFTEEAHDEVVDRLIIAETR, encoded by the coding sequence ATGAAGAAATCTGAATTAAGGAAATCAACATTGCAAAAAATGCAGTCAATTGATAATCAAAATAAAGAGAAAGCAGACCAATGGTTAGCTGATCAGCTTTTTAATACAGATGAATTTAAAGCGGCACAAACCATCGGTATCGTACTTTCTATGGATCATGAAGTGAATACAAAGCCGATTATAGAAGAAATTATACGCCAAGATAAAAAAGCATTTGTGCCCGCTACCGATTATCAGAACAAGTCAATGACTTTTCAAAATCTAACTGATTTTTCACAACTGAAAACAGATGAAAAAGGCATCCAATATGTAGATGCAGACACAGAAAAAACAAACGACTTGGATCTACTCGTTGTACCTGGCGTCGTTTTTAATCATGAAGGATATAGAATCGGATACGGCGGCGGTTATTTCGATAAATTGTTAAGCCGTCATCGAACTCAAACATTAAGTTTGGTTTATGATGTACAAATGAACGATTCATTTACAGAAGAAGCACATGATGAAGTCGTAGATCGACTTATCATTGCTGAAACTAGATAA
- a CDS encoding rhomboid family intramembrane serine protease, translating into MNIEKQFWKLIYFYVKYLNYQIAHTNENETEVWLSNKNKKKLVIIKTGVSSTQELRFDKSRVLEHQEEIAAYTGFKPQDVTFNYLTEKMFTYENLSEIHPIRMRFNVIRNQKELLKVLPNPLLTKLYTRDNEKTSLYYKRRLHSNNPLEKYMMKFAPVTYSLIAINIIVWLFMFLIVNAFSSRSLLDWGGLVHFNVVHGEIYRLITSMFIHFNFEHILMNMLSLFIFGKLVEAIVGHWKMLGIYFISGIFGNIVSLAIDTNSISVGASGAIFGLIGSLFAIMYISKTYTSKMLMQLIFVLAILTVVSLFIANVNIYAHIGGFVGGALATFISYYFNRDRKMFWILLGTAILLLLILLIRTFTIKEDNIYDKLISDEMSNGNYNKAEALIKHTMDKGYADDETYYLSGLLKATKDSKSEGISTWERGLKHYPESGILNYELAIANRSLGDDKSALRHIKKAVKSEPDNEKYKYLKKELEKQNESKNR; encoded by the coding sequence ATGAATATAGAAAAACAATTTTGGAAATTAATATATTTTTATGTAAAGTATTTGAACTACCAAATTGCACATACAAATGAAAATGAAACAGAAGTTTGGTTGTCCAATAAAAACAAGAAAAAGTTAGTAATTATCAAAACAGGTGTAAGCAGTACACAAGAACTTCGTTTTGATAAAAGCAGAGTATTAGAACATCAAGAAGAGATTGCTGCATATACAGGTTTCAAACCTCAAGATGTAACTTTCAATTATCTTACAGAGAAAATGTTCACCTATGAAAATCTCAGTGAAATACATCCGATACGAATGCGCTTTAATGTTATTCGGAACCAAAAAGAATTACTGAAAGTGTTGCCGAATCCATTATTAACAAAACTCTATACCAGAGATAACGAGAAAACATCGCTTTATTACAAGCGGCGTTTGCACAGCAATAATCCTTTAGAAAAATACATGATGAAATTTGCGCCTGTTACATATTCACTGATTGCAATTAATATAATTGTATGGTTGTTTATGTTCTTAATTGTAAATGCATTTTCGAGCAGAAGTTTACTAGATTGGGGCGGATTAGTTCATTTCAATGTGGTACATGGAGAGATTTATCGACTTATCACTTCCATGTTCATACATTTTAATTTTGAACATATATTAATGAATATGCTTTCGCTCTTTATCTTTGGTAAATTAGTAGAAGCCATCGTCGGTCACTGGAAAATGCTTGGTATTTACTTTATTTCAGGGATTTTCGGCAATATTGTTTCTTTAGCAATAGATACCAACTCTATCTCAGTAGGTGCAAGCGGAGCAATATTCGGTTTAATCGGCAGTTTATTTGCGATAATGTATATCAGCAAAACATATACTTCTAAAATGCTGATGCAGCTGATTTTTGTTTTAGCCATCTTAACCGTGGTTTCATTGTTTATAGCTAACGTGAACATTTATGCACATATTGGCGGATTTGTCGGCGGCGCATTAGCAACATTTATCAGTTACTATTTCAATCGTGATCGTAAAATGTTTTGGATTTTATTAGGTACAGCAATATTACTGCTTTTGATTCTGTTAATAAGAACATTCACTATTAAGGAAGATAACATTTATGATAAATTAATAAGTGATGAGATGAGCAATGGTAATTATAATAAAGCTGAAGCACTTATCAAGCATACAATGGATAAAGGGTATGCTGATGATGAAACTTATTACCTCAGCGGCTTGCTCAAAGCTACTAAGGACTCAAAATCTGAAGGTATTTCAACATGGGAGCGCGGATTAAAACATTACCCTGAATCCGGTATACTGAATTATGAACTTGCAATTGCAAATCGTTCATTAGGTGACGATAAATCTGCATTACGACACATTAAAAAAGCAGTGAAATCCGAACCTGATAATGAAAAATATAAGTATTTAAAAAAAGAGTTGGAAAAACAAAATGAATCGAAAAATAGATAG
- a CDS encoding YqgQ family protein — protein MNRKIDSFYDVQQLLKQFGFIVYFKNKSDMYEMMEQEIRELYEYQLISKDAFIKCILIINQRRMNK, from the coding sequence ATGAATCGAAAAATAGATAGTTTTTATGATGTTCAACAATTGCTTAAACAATTTGGGTTTATAGTTTACTTTAAGAATAAAAGCGACATGTATGAAATGATGGAACAAGAAATAAGAGAACTTTATGAGTATCAACTTATCTCAAAGGATGCATTTATCAAATGTATTTTAATTATCAATCAAAGAAGGATGAATAAGTAA
- a CDS encoding ROK family glucokinase: MRNLILAADVGGTTCKLGIFDKDLERITKWSIQTDISDTTGVVLLKSIYSSFVQKMNELELKMEDVIGFGVGVPGPVDFETGVVHGAVNLNWPGDVNVREILSQFVNFPIFVDNDANAAALGEKHKGAGHDADDVVAITLGTGVGGGIISNGKLVHGHNGSGAEIGHFRVDFDQRFACNCGKYGCLETVASATGVVNLVKFYHPKLTIKSSILELIKEDRVTAKDVFDASKQGDLFCLFITERVANYIAYACSIISVMSNPKYIILGGGMSDAGDILIENIKTEYRNLTFTPAQNGTEIVKAQLGNDAGITGAAGLIKTYVIDEERVE, translated from the coding sequence ATGAGAAATTTAATATTGGCAGCCGATGTCGGTGGAACAACATGTAAACTAGGAATTTTCGACAAAGATCTTGAAAGAATTACAAAGTGGTCGATTCAAACTGATATTAGTGATACTACAGGTGTAGTACTATTAAAATCGATTTATAGTTCGTTTGTACAAAAAATGAACGAGTTGGAATTAAAAATGGAAGATGTTATAGGATTCGGCGTTGGTGTGCCAGGCCCAGTAGACTTCGAAACTGGTGTTGTTCACGGCGCAGTCAACCTTAACTGGCCAGGTGATGTAAATGTTAGAGAAATTCTATCGCAATTCGTGAATTTCCCTATCTTCGTCGATAATGATGCCAACGCAGCTGCATTAGGCGAAAAACACAAAGGTGCTGGTCATGATGCTGACGATGTTGTTGCGATTACATTAGGAACTGGTGTCGGCGGAGGTATTATCTCAAACGGCAAACTTGTGCATGGTCATAATGGTTCTGGTGCTGAAATCGGTCATTTCAGAGTAGACTTTGATCAACGTTTCGCATGTAACTGCGGCAAGTATGGATGTTTAGAAACTGTAGCATCTGCGACAGGTGTTGTGAATCTAGTAAAATTCTACCATCCGAAACTTACAATTAAATCCTCAATCTTAGAATTGATAAAAGAAGATAGAGTAACAGCGAAAGACGTTTTCGATGCATCCAAACAAGGTGATTTATTCTGCTTATTCATTACAGAACGTGTCGCTAATTACATTGCTTATGCCTGCAGTATTATCAGTGTCATGAGCAATCCAAAATATATTATTTTAGGTGGAGGTATGTCTGATGCTGGCGATATTTTAATTGAAAATATCAAAACAGAATACAGAAACCTAACATTTACACCAGCACAAAACGGTACTGAAATTGTTAAAGCACAATTAGGCAATGATGCAGGTATCACAGGTGCTGCAGGATTAATTAAAACATATGTTATTGATGAGGAGCGTGTTGAATAG
- a CDS encoding MTH1187 family thiamine-binding protein, translated as MAIVDVVVIPVGTEGPSVSKYIADIQTKLEEYKEQGLIDYQLTPMNTLIEGELKDLFTVVQAIHELPFDEGIERVCTNIRIDDRRDKSRKMNDKLVSVQKQLDKKRGEQ; from the coding sequence GTGGCAATTGTAGATGTAGTTGTGATTCCGGTAGGTACAGAAGGACCTAGCGTGAGTAAATATATCGCTGATATCCAAACAAAATTAGAAGAATATAAAGAACAAGGATTGATTGATTATCAACTTACACCAATGAACACACTGATAGAAGGCGAATTAAAAGATTTATTCACAGTGGTACAAGCGATTCATGAATTACCTTTTGATGAAGGCATTGAAAGGGTATGTACAAATATAAGAATAGATGACCGTCGTGACAAGTCTAGAAAGATGAACGATAAATTGGTCTCTGTTCAAAAACAATTAGACAAAAAACGTGGTGAGCAATAA
- a CDS encoding MBL fold metallo-hydrolase produces MNISSLALGIADTNTYFIEGQDGVLLVDPSSDGHQIISKLESIDKPLKAIILTHAHFDHIGALDEVLEKYNVPVYLYKEEFDFLTEPEKNGSQKFSQYGLKPVVSKAQPTALDEGEHTIEGFNVKVMHTPGHSPGSLTYVFDEFAVVGDTLFNNGIGRTDLYRGDYETLVDSIQDKIFTIQDDLPLYPGHGPSTTVEDEQLNPFLHG; encoded by the coding sequence ATGAATATTTCATCTTTAGCTTTAGGAATTGCGGATACAAATACGTACTTTATTGAAGGTCAAGACGGCGTATTGCTAGTCGATCCATCAAGTGATGGTCATCAAATCATTTCAAAGCTTGAATCCATTGATAAGCCTTTGAAAGCAATTATTCTAACACATGCACATTTCGACCATATCGGTGCATTAGATGAAGTTCTTGAGAAATATAATGTTCCCGTGTATTTATACAAAGAAGAATTCGACTTTCTTACAGAACCTGAGAAAAACGGTTCGCAAAAGTTCAGCCAATATGGATTAAAACCAGTCGTAAGCAAAGCACAACCAACTGCTTTAGATGAGGGTGAACATACAATAGAAGGCTTTAACGTAAAAGTAATGCATACGCCGGGACATTCACCAGGCAGCTTGACATACGTGTTTGATGAATTTGCGGTAGTAGGCGATACTTTATTCAACAATGGTATCGGGCGAACAGATTTATATCGTGGTGATTATGAAACGCTTGTGGATTCAATTCAAGATAAAATCTTTACGATTCAAGATGATCTTCCGCTATATCCTGGACATGGTCCATCTACAACAGTTGAAGACGAACAATTAAATCCATTTTTACATGGCTAA